A stretch of Motacilla alba alba isolate MOTALB_02 chromosome 18, Motacilla_alba_V1.0_pri, whole genome shotgun sequence DNA encodes these proteins:
- the TEPSIN gene encoding AP-4 complex accessory subunit tepsin yields the protein MAAPLRDRLSFLSRLPVLLRGTADDDTPCPGYLFEEIAKISHESPGSSQCLLEHLLTRLQSSSCHVKLKVLKILLHTCSQGSPQFVLQLKRNASFIREAAVFSGPPDPLHGNSLNQKVRAAAQDLASVLFSDAPLPQPLALPARPPAPAGMGSSPSPCGSLQGFGFSGDKSGSASPGEALLSSLQRAAEAVAQAVLPAPGGPRRLHGDLPEDTYEPVRAPSPAGGPALPPPAPPAPRASRASHQPGLPGGGWEEADSGHSSRESSQGHERSRASDSGSKSGSDSRSGASRELSHGADSRADADSPGDCRRELSLVSGLTRGARVFLTREEAQHFLKECGLLNCEVVLELLGRALEEPSDSVRMRSMCAISALGCSDLLSPEQIFAVTRQRLQQLSQGSPGPVANRATKMLRQFEALCRAQPTPRSPRPPSAPSAPSAGDLLMDIPAAASESFLTPLSPAPTPAAPAEEPGLPPEPPGAAVPPCPCEQDGDSRLAGDTAAPSLSLFAGMELLARPGTLLRPRSPPAEPRAARDGDTEGAPQPSAFAFLNV from the exons ATGGCGGCGCCGCTGCGGGACCGGCTGAGTTTCCTGAGCCGG ctgccgGTGTTGCTGCGGGGCACGGCTGACGACGACACGCCGTGCCCCGGGTACCTGTTCGAGGAGATCGCCA AGATCTCCCACGAGTCCCCCggcagcagccagtgcctgctggagcacctcctcacgcggctgcagagcagctcctgccacgtCAAGCTGAAG GTGCTGAAGATCCTGCTGCACACCTGCTCGCAGGGCTCGCCCCAGTTCgtgctgcagctgaagaggaACGCCAGCTTCATCCGGGAGGCGGCGG TGTTCTCCGGGCCCCCAGACCCCCTCCACGGCAACAGCCTGAACCAGAAGGTGCGGGCGGCCGCGCAG GACCTGGCCAGCGTTCTGTTCTCGGATGCGCCGCTGCCGCAGCCCCTggcgctgcccgcccggcccccggcccccgccg ggatgggctccagccccagcccctgtggcTCCCTGCAGGGATTCGGCTTCAGCGGTGACAAGAGCGGCTCCG CTTCCCCAGGAGAGgccctgctgagcagcctgCAGCGGGCGGCCGAGGCCGTGGCCCAGGCCGTGCTCCCGGCGCCGGGGGGGCCCCGGCGGCTCCATGGGGACCTCCCCGAGGACACCTACGAGCCCGTCCGAGCTCCGTCCCCCGCCGgcggcccggccctgccgccCCCCGCTCCTCCCGCGCCGCGTGCGTCCCGAG CGAGCCAccagccggggctgcccgggggcGGCTGGGAGGAGGCCGACAGCGGGCACAGCTCCCGGGAATCCTCGCAGGGCCACGAGCGGAGCCGCGCCTCGGACTCGGGCAGCAAATCCGGCAGCGACAGCCGCTCCGGGGCCAGCCGCGAGCTGAGCCACGGGGCTGACAG cagggcagaCGCCGACAGCCCGGGTGACTGTCggagggagctgagcctggTGTCGGGACTGACGCGCGGGGCCAGGGTCTTCCTCACCAGGGAGGAAGCTCAGCACTTCCTCAAGGA GTGTGGGCTCCTGAACTGTGaggtggtgctggagctgctgggccgGGCGCTGGAGGAGCCCAGTGACAGCGTCCGCATG AGGTCCATGTGTGCCATCTCTGCCCTCGGCTGCTCCgacctgctgtccccagagcagatCTTTGCCGTGACCCGGCAGcgcctgcagcagctcagccaagGCAGCCCTGGGCCTGTGGCCAACCGAGCGACAAAG ATGCTGCGGCAGTTCGAGGCGCTGTGCCGGGCCCAGCCCACCCCGAGGTCCCCCCGCCCTCCCTCggccccctcagccccctcGGCCGGGGACCTGCTCATGGACATCCCTGCCGCGGCCAGCGAGAGCTTCCTGACCCCCCTGAGCCCGGCCCCGAcccccgcggcccccgccgaggagccggggctgccgccGGAGCCGCCCGGGGCCGCGGTGCCACCCTGTCCCTGCGAGCAGGACGGGGACAGCAGGCTGGCGGGGGACACGGCGgcccccagcctgtccctgttcGCCggcatggagctgctggcccgGCCTGGCACGCTGCTCCGGCCGCGCTCGCCGCCAGCGGAGCCACGGGCGGCCCGGGACGGGGACACGGAGGGCGCCCCGCAGCCATCGGCCTTCGCCTTCCTCAACGTGTAG
- the NDUFAF8 gene encoding NADH dehydrogenase [ubiquinone] 1 alpha subcomplex assembly factor 8: MSGRGVWLRARARLRRFPAALAACGDQAAAYGRCVAAAAAGPAELRRDACLAEFQALRECFARAAKATPK, from the exons ATGTCGGGGCGCGGAGTGTGGCTGCGGGCGCGGGCGCGGCTGCGGCGCTTCCCGGCGGCGCTGGCGGCCTGCGGGGACCAG GCCGCGGCCTACGGGCGGTgcgtggcggcggcggcggcgggaccgGCGGAGCTGCGGCGGGACGCGTGCCTGGCGGAGTTCCAGGCGCTGCGGGAGTGCTTCGCCCGGGCG GCCAAGGCGACGCCGAAGTGa